One window from the genome of Nicotiana tomentosiformis chromosome 5, ASM39032v3, whole genome shotgun sequence encodes:
- the LOC138892806 gene encoding uncharacterized protein, which produces MHNIRILESHGVDFSTFQLEVKARRWWQSYLLGRPADSPPMTWDRFTRIFLDRYILPSQREELRFQFEQLQQGQMSMTDYEARFSKLSCHALMILPTDAERVQKFILCLHSGIQATMDREVEMGTSYELVVEIARRIKGVRQRSRE; this is translated from the coding sequence AtgcacaacataaggatattggagtcccatggggtggatttttCTACTTTCCAGCTGGAAGTCAAGGctcgtaggtggtggcagtcatatcttctcggcagaccagcagattctcctcccatgacttgggaccggttcacccgtatctttctggataggtatattctaCCCTCTCAGAGAGAAGAGTTAcggtttcagttcgagcagctccagcagggtcagatgtcaatgACGGACTATGAAGCAAGATTCTCTAAGTtgtcttgccatgcacttatgatacttcctactgatgcagagagagtgcagaagTTCATTTTGTGTTTGCATTCAGGTATCCAGGCCACCATGgaccgagaggttgagatgggaacttcttacgagctagttgttgagatagctcggaggatcaagGGAgtacgtcagcgtagccgagagtaG